The following coding sequences lie in one Chanos chanos chromosome 4, fChaCha1.1, whole genome shotgun sequence genomic window:
- the LOC115810216 gene encoding bromo adjacent homology domain-containing 1 protein — protein sequence MTHIATVSAYVLNNALGKNVMTRTWQKDSLSQCWGEGLDHSVGWSHFDTMRRTCPDYNGRGGRAKSGVAKKGRAKVSKKLRADRDRKLYPLRGRGGTPETEPLSCHVLLKRLEEDVLDQNNSLHDHGQNQVSGKRKQAKCMSARKRIDKAIKSDHIPSKTKLKPTTEKPQAQEPRKRRLASLNAEAVNSLLLEKADSPPSAKLNRKQQQEAALGGQSDINSEQTRNGPSKKASLIELCQSSKQTKKTKSEDKVHHELNLDAPTPRRLAGLNAVALLKLTSSTAGTKQRAKMDSKITCAIGRKVAASKSKSRQSKKKGWKQPPTQGGCAVCKRHGCFEPKLKWEEAVGSHPLTKPSYQSRSMLGYPLKVVKEEQVETELSSYYCCPPEGSMEYCLAHPTLTLSTHPCLCADPCFSSYYVHITHPGPPSASLSAQPLPYTPAHLCPGRVSAGTKLLAPSVSHASGISHSAFCNSVRSPCYSDACRVSGYTFSAIQPVTSRGCSFPTGCSNCTHPIKTEGYSLQQGEHSPSLGAPPALPLSGCPLPRVAPSTTPAPQLLQAKVRLQVGTECPQNTKPSNGSLAMGRIRLSQKQPAPSPASTKQRRASRRQDTNGWLPVGVPTEREIFIAGEDETALRQCYEGVERDGEVIRVRDTVLLRSGPRKKSLPYVAKISALWEDPKTGELMMSLFWYYRPEHTQGGRDPSMHCENEIFASRHQDENSVACIEDRCYVLPLAQYCRFCALVKRRAESVPNSPPVVPCPVDYTTPSHRLVPDDVDPELVYLCRHVYDFRYGRILKNLQ from the exons ATGACTCATATAGCCACTGTGTCGGCCTACGTTCTGAACA ATGCACTGGGGAAGAATGTAATGACCCGCACTTGGCAGAAGGATTCCCTTAGCCAGTGTTGGGGTGAGGGTCTGGACCACAGTGTGGGGTGGTCACATTTTGACACCATGAGAAGAACATGTCCAGACTACAATGGAAGAGGGGGCAGAGCTAAGAGTGGTGTGGCCAAAAAAGGCAGGGCAAAGGTGTCAAAGAAACTGAGAGCAGATCGGGACAGGAAGCTGTATCCTTTACGAGGGAGGGGTGGCACACCAGAGACCGAGCCCCTTAGCTGTCACGTCTTGCTTAAACGTCTAGAGGAAGATGTCCTGGACCAAAATAACAGCTTACATGACCATGGTCAAAACCAAGTTTCAGGGAAGCGCAAGCAGGCAAAATGCATGAGTGCAAGAAAGAGGATAGATAAAGCCATCAAGTCAGACCACATACCATCCAAAACCAAATTAAAGCCCACTACAGAGAAGCCACAAGCTCAGGAGCCACGTAAACGAAGGTTAGCCTCTCTCAATGCTGAGGCAGTCAACAGCCTGCTGCTGGAGAAAGCAGACAGTCCACCATCTGCCAAACTTAACAGGAAACAGCAACAGGAGGCAGCCCTGGGTGGACAGAGTGACATAAATTCAGAACAAACCAGAAATGGACCTTCAAAAAAAGCCTCTCTGATTGAACTGTGCCAAAGCTCCAAACAGACCAAGAAAACAAAGTCAGAGGATAAAGTTCACCATGAGCTCAACCTAGATGCTCCTACTCCAAGACGTTTAGCGGGACTTAACGCAGTTGCTCTGCTGAAACTCACAAGCTCAACAGCAGGAACTAAACAGCGAGCAAAAATGGACAGTAAGATTACATGTGCTATTGGCAGGAAGGTTGCAGCCTCCAAGTCCAAGTCGCGACAGTCAAAGAAAAAGGGCTGGAAGCAGCCTCCAACCCAGGGTGGTTGTGCAGTGTGTAAGAGGCATGGCTGCTTTGAGCCCAAACTAAAGTGGGAGGAAGCTGTTGGAAGCCACCCCCTAACCAAACCAAGCTACCAGTCCCGCAGTATGTTGGGGTATCCCTTAAAGGTGGTCAAAGAGGAACAGGTGGAAACTGAGCTGAGCTCCTACTACTGCTGCCCCCCAGAGGGTTCCATGGAGTACTG CCTGGCACATCCAACTCTCACCTTGAGCACCCACCCTTGCTTGTGTGCAGATCCTTGCTTCTCGAGTTACTATGTCCACATTACCCACCCTGGACCTCCATCAGCTAGCCTTAGTGCACAGCCTCTACCCTACACACCAGCCCATCTCTGCCCAGGTAGGGTCTCTGCCGGTACCAAACTGTTGGCTCCATCTGTCTCCCATGCCTCAGGGATCTCGCACTCAGCCTTCTGTAACTCTGTGAGGTCACCCTGCTACAGCGATGCATGCCGGGTTAGTGGCTATACCTTCAGTGCCATCCAGCCTGTCACCAGCAGGGGGTGCTCTTTCCCGACAGGCTGCTCAAACTGTACTCATCCAATCAAAACAG AGGGTTACTCCTTACAACAAGGTGAGCATAGCCCCTCCCTCGGGGCACCTCCTGCCCtgcctctctctggctgtccaTTGCCCCGAGTAGCCCCCTCAACAACACCTGCACCGCAGCTTTTACAGGCAAAAGTGAGGCTTCAGGTGGGAACAGAATGCCCTCAAAATACCAAGCCATCCAACGGCTCCCTTGCGATGGGCCGTATCAGACTGTCCCAGAAGCAGCCAGCTCCCAGCCCTGCCAGCACAAAGCAGAGGAGGGCAAGTCGCCGTCAGGACACAAATGGCTGGCTGCCTGTAGGAGTTCCCACAGAGAGGGAGATCTTTATTGCT GGTGAGGATGAGACAGCCCTGCGGCAGTGTTATGAAGGAGTGGAGCGGGATGGCGAGGTGATCCGAGTGAGAGACACAGTACTGCTGCGCTCTGGTCCCAGGAAGAAGTCCCTGCCTTATGTGGCCAAGATTTCTGCTTTGTGGGAAGACCCCAAAACAG GAGAACTGATGATGAGCCTCTTCTGGTACTATCGACCCGAACACACTCAGGGAGGTCGAGatcccagcatgcactgtgAG AATGAGATCTTTGCCTCTCGACACCAGGATGAGAACAGCGTGGCTTGCATTGAGGACAGATGCTATGTTCTGCCATTAGCACAGTACTGCAG ATTTTGTGCCTTGGTTAAGCGACGTGCAGAGAGTGTGCCCAACAGTCCTCCAGTGGTTCCTTGCCCAGTCGACTACACCACCCCCTCTCATCGCCTTGTGCCTGATGATGTCGACCCAGAGCTGGTGTACCTGTGTCGCCATGTCTATGACTTTCGCTACGGGCGCATCCTCAAGAACCTGCAGTAG